Sequence from the Thermocoleostomius sinensis A174 genome:
ATCGTGTGCCAGAAGTTATTCAAGCTGGCAAAACAGCGGTAGGTCAAAAAACGCAGGTGACACTGCGCGAATTAGAAACTGCCCTGATCAATTTGTTCAAACCAAAAGGCAATCACTGTCCACAGACGGCATTGTTTTACTTTTCGGGCCATGGGCTTCAGCGAGAAGCAGGTATCCAAGAAGGCTATCTAGCTTTGAGTGATTCTCACCCCGATAAGGGGTTCTATGGATTATCGCTATTTTGGCTGCGGCGGTTACTACAAGAAAGCCCTGTTCGACAACGCATTATTATGTTGGATTGTTGCCACAGCGGTGAATTGCTGAACTTTTTAGAAGCTGATCCGGGGGCACAGTCGGGCATCGATCGCCTGTTCATGGCAGCTTCTAGGGAGTACGAAACCGCATTTGAATCATTAGACAGTCCCTACAGTGTTTTCACGCAAGCCATTCTCACTGGCTTGGAACCGCGCCGGGTTGAATCGGGAATTGTCACCAATCACTCTTTGACTGACTATGTGAATCATGCCCTCAAGGGTGAAATTCAACAGCCATTATTTGAAAGTTCAGGAAGTGAGATTGTCTTGACTCGGCAGACGGGTTTACCTACAGCTACCCCAACCGTCATTAAATCTACAGACATTTGCCCTTATCGAGGCTTGGAATCGTTTGATGAAGCACATGCTGATTTTTTCTTTGGACGAGAAGATCTAACCGAAACCCTCATCACCAAACTCAAAGCCGATCGCTTTGTAGCCGTTGTTGGGGCATCAGGCATCGGTAAGTCTTCATTGGTGCGAGCCGGCATGCTAACGCGGCTGCGACGAGAGAAAACCGCGACAGGAGACGATCGTTGGCGCATCAAGTTCATCACTCCAACTCGACATCCGCTCAAAGGTTTGGCCGCCACCTTCATCGATGCCGCAGCTTCAGATTTAGAACGGGCTGAACAACTGCGCCGAGCCGAGGAATTCTTACAAGACGGTGGTAATGGGCTAGCGCAACTGGTACGGGCCAGTCTACCAATTCACTCTACGTCGTCTGAATTGAATGTACGAGAACGATCGCGCTTATTGCTGGTTGTTGACCAATTTGAAGAGGTGTTTACCCTATCTCAAGGCTCGGAGGCAGAACAGGAACGCCAACAATTTTTTAATTGCTTGCTAGGAGCGGCTGAGCTTGCCAAAGATTGCCTCAGCTTGGTGATTGTGCTGCGCACGGATTTTTTACCCAAATGTTTGCTCTATGAAGGATTAGCCAGCCAAATTGAACACCACCAACTCATGGTAATGCCGCTGAAATATGAGCAGATTAAAGCAACGATCGTACGTCCGGCTCAAAAGGCAGGACTGGTGTGTGAGCCAAACTTGGTATATACCATGCTGCTCGATATTTCGGGTGCACCCGGAGAACTGCCACTGTTGCAGTACACGCTATTGGAACTATGGCAACGCCGACGAGTTAATTCAACAGGCTCGATCGCTCGATTGACCTTAGAAGCGTATCAAGAACTAGGAGGCGTGCGCGGCACCCTACAAAAACGAGCCACTGATGTGTTTTACAGCTTAACAGAACCTGAACAAGCCATTGCCAAGCGCATCTTTCTGGCTTTAACTCAACTGGGAGATGGAACCGAAGACACACGCCGCCGAGTCGCAAAATCAGAACTCATCAGTCCAGCTTATCCGACTGAGTTAGTTGATCGAGTGTTGGAAAAGTTAGTGAAGGCTAAACTGATTGTCACTAATCAAGATGTAGATGTTGTTCACGAAGCGTTAATTCGTAATTGGTCACTCTTACGGACTTGGTTAACAGAACATCGAGAAACATTACGACGATCGCGCAGGGTTGAACAATCGGCCCAAGAATGGGATAGAGCCGGACAGCCACCCGCTGGCGATTATTTGCTTTCGGGGTTACGGTTGGAAGACGCCGAAGACCTATTAAAAAACTGTGAAAATGAACTGTCTACGCTGGCGCAAAAGTTTATTACCGTCAGCCGAGAAGAATCTCGACAGGCCAGACGAGAATCTTGGCAACTACAAATTGCGGTTCCTTCTGTGTTACTAGCCGCCCTAACAATTGTATTTAGCCAGTATTACAAGTCTGTGGAATCACAAGCTGAACGAGTACAACAGTTGCAAACGGCGACTTCACGCGAACGAGCCGCGATCGCTCAGTCCATTCTGCAAGAAACCAATAGCGATCCAATGTCTGCGTTGCTAGTGAGCCGCTTAGCGGCTGAACAAGGGAGAGGTAATGTAGAAGCGCAGTCCAGTTTGCGCGCCGCCTTGCAAGCCCTGCGATTACAACTAGAACTATCCGGACACACCGGGGGCGTTCATCAGATTACCTTTAGCCCGAATCAGCGCTATCTGGCAACCGCCAGCGCGGATGGCACGATTCGCCTTTGGGCTATTCACCCTCAAACAATTTACAACACCAGCCTGGAACCAAGCCGAGTTTTGTTGTGGTCTACTTCTGGACACAGACCTGACTCTCATGGTTATTCAGACAGAGGAGTAGAACCATGTCAAAACTTAAACTGCACTCAGACGAGCGAGGCAGCGGTAGACGTAGTATCGGTTCGTTTTAGTCCAGATAGTCGATTGATTGCGGCGATCGCCAAAGATTCAGCAACGGTTAAAATTTGGTCTGTTGAATCTTCGATAGCACCTTCTGTTGAGTCTATTGAGTCGAACTCTGAGTTAAACTCGGCTAGGTTACAGCTAACGGCCCCGTCTATTGTAACGCAAGCAATCTTTAGCCCAAATGGTCAATGGATTGCGACCGCTCATGAAGATCGATCGATTTCTATTTGGCAGGTGTCTACCGGCCAGTTGGTGACTCGGATTCCTAATGCCCATATCACTCAAACCCAAACAGCCATTCAGTTCACTACGGATGGACGCTATCTGCTCTCGTCTAGTTCCGATCGCACGCTCCAGCTTTGGCAATTATTGCCCCAAGCGAACCATAAACTAACGGTAGAAAAAGCCGCAACGTTGACCCATCCCACAACCATCAATCATGCCGTGATTAGTCCTTCTGGTCAGTGGGTGGCAATCGCTGATATGAAGGGAGAGGCACATCTTTGGAACATTGCTACTGGACACCAGGTGAAGACACTAAAACCTCCTGATGCTTCACCAACATCCCAGCTTCCAGTTCCCATTACTCAGCTACAATTTAGCCCTACCGAATCTATCTTAGCGATAGCGGACGCTGATTATCGTCTTCAACTTTGGAATTTGAACTCTGGAAAATTGTGGCACACTCTTACACCTGTCCATGGTTCTGATACCGTAACTAATTCTAGGATTGAAACTGCACTTGAAGCGGCGAATAAACCAGAAATAACTCCTGCACTCCAGGCTCCTAGAGATTTACTGAGCTTTAATCCTACTGGAACCATATTGGCGACAGCAAAACCTAATACAGCAAAACCTAGCGATTCTCATAGTGTTTATCTATGGAATACACAAACAGGAGAGAGAATCGGTACCTTACCAGGGCACAACAAGCCTGTAGAAGCACTGCAATTTAGCCCAGACGGAACCTACATTGCTACAGCGAGTGCTGATGGTCTAGTGCGGTTGTGGGCAGCCGAAACAGGCGGAGAATTACCGACCATTCAGTTGCCAGACGCAGCCATTGAATGGGCAACATTTCTGGAAAATGCACCTGCGTCCATACAACCCGTTTCTACTACCCCCTTTTCATCGCCAACCGCCCTATTGCCGCCTAAAAATCAGAACTTATTGGATCAGAAAGCGTCTCACAATGATTCAATCCTCGCATCTCATTCGGCTATTTTGAGCAATCGTGAAGTTGGTCAATTCAATCAACCACTTTCTCCAGACAAGGTGGTCAAAGCAGAGAAAGCACTAGTGAATTTGGTTACAGTGTCTGCTTCAGGGCGACTGCAACGGTGGCAAATAGTTGCTGACCCGTTGGTCTTGTCACCACCTGCTCAATTTGCAAATTCGATCGTTGCGACAACCACTGCGCCATCACAAGGCTTTGGGCAGCAAGTTCTGGCACTTTTAACTCGCCCCTTTCACGGGTTTGCAATCACTTCTCATCAAACTATTGGTTCTATACCAGCCAAGATTTCTACGACAGGCGCTCCACCTTCCACTGATCCACGCCAATCGTCCCCACCAATTACTACGGCTTCAATGGCACACTCGATGCACACCGTTACATCTATTCAGATAGCACCTAACGCCCAGCAATCGTTGAGCAGCGTCACGCTAAGTGCTGATGGACGCCTACTAGCCACTGCTACTCCGGAAGGATGGATTGAAATTTTTCAGATTGAAGCCAATCAGTCCACCACACTACTGCATCGCATTCAGAATCGGCGAATGTTTCCTGACCGTAACTCAAGGCTGGACACAGTCACCTTAGAGTCCATCCCAACCCTGCAATTCACTAGCTTCGAGCCTACCTCCGCTCCTTCGTTGCCAGCACCCACGCGATCGCTTGCCGCCCCATCACCATCACTAGAGCCGATTACCCTACGACACCTTTCGTTTAGTTCAGACAATCGATTTTTGTTGGGTCTTGCCGATGATTTTACCGTGCGGTTGTGGGACGTGCAGTCGGGGCGATCGCTGCACATTTGGCAGGGGCATCAAGCGACGGTGCAACAAGCGCGGTTTAGTCCAGACGGACAGTGGGTCGCGTCCGCAAGTTGGGATCAAACTGTGCGAATTTGGCATGTTTCATCAGGAAGGTTACAAAAAACAATTCCCCATCCTGATTCGGTTAGCAGTGTCAGTTTTAGTGCAGATAGTCAGCAACTTGTCAGTGCGAGTTGGGATGGTATCGCTCGCGTGTTTGACGTTCGCACTGGAGAACAACAGCTTTCATTGAATGGACATCAACCAGCGCTGTTGGACGCTGCATTTAGTCCAGATGGAACCCTGATTGCAACGGCGAGTGCGAGTGGCATCGCTCAACTGTGGAGTGCTCAGACAGGCTTAATACAAGCTGAATTGATGCCTAATCGTTCTGGTGCAGAGGCTGCATCCATTTCACAGGTGTTTTTCAGCCCTGATAGTCAATACCTAGCCACGTTAACCAAAGATGGAAAAGTGCATCTGTGGGCAGCTACGTGGGAAATGCTGTTGAAACTGGCCCGCGATCGCAGCTTGCGGCAACTCAGCCAAGATGAATGCAATCGGTATCTAAAATTAACGCCTGAGGAGTGCCCGGCATTGGTGTTGGGAAGTCGTTAGGAAATGGGACGTAGGAAACATGGATAGGACAATTTTGTGCTCCAAATCCATCCATTCCAGGTTCCAGAAACCTAAAGATTATTCCAGCCTATTCATCTGTTGTCAGATCACTCCATACGACCGCCAATATTGCTTTCTCGTCCTGCACTATTTTCGATTGATTCTAATGCTGCTCGTGATCCAGCAATGATATCCCGCTCTTCGCCGCCCAAAAACAGCCGCCCAAAGCTGCCCACGGCTGACACATGCAGAATATTGATTAAGGCAGCTTTTTCGGCTTCGTTGGCTGCCAGCGAGGCATAGGCGGCTGGTTCCACTTCCAGGACGTATAGACTTTGCCCCGCCAAAATCATATTACCTTTACGGGTGCGGTTAATCAGTTGGGTGTGGTGGGCGTCGATATTGCGAATGATTTGACTAGACACGACACGGGGTTTAATGCAATCTGCTGGACGAGCATCGATCGCCGCCAAAACGGCTCGCCCGGCTGCCAATGTATCGCTTTGACGACTAGCATGGATTTCCAGCAGACCATACAACCGCTCAATGATCAACACCCCTGGACGGACTGCCGCTGCTTTGAGGGCGATGTCCATCAGGCGATTGATTTCAATGCCAGGCGAAATTTCAATCCACAACGAAGAATCTCCTGGTAAGGGTAAAAATCCCAAGGCTTGCGTTCCCAAATAGGCAGCGTGCTGGGGTTGCAAACTGTCCAGATAAACATAACTACGAAGATCAATTCCCAAGGTGTGTCAATCAAAGCTCGGCATTCCTTACCATTATCGCCGAGTTGTTACAGAAATTCATAGAAATCCAAATTAGCAAGGCTACTGCTGTTGTTCCCAAGCTCGAATTTTGCCAGGGTTTAGCAAGCCATAGGGATCGACCATTGCTTTAAACTGCATCTGTGCTGGGTCCATCACTTTGCGTCCGCCATCTTCAATGATGTAGGTATGGGGGTTAGCAATGAAGGCCCCGTTGTCTTCGTGATAGTGAATGATTTCGTAAAGGCGATCGGCTGTAGTGTAGCGCACAAGTTGCAGGGCAGCCGGTAGCACGACCCCGTTAACCCGAATGAACTCCAGATGCATCATCACTTCATCGCCAAAGTGGTGATACATGTGCTCTACCAGCTTCAGATCTTTGTCGGCAGGAAATAGGGTTTGTAGATAAGTCAGGCTTGGATCGACACTGCGGGCGTGAAGGGTGGTGTGATTCCAGGTAAACTCGCCAATGGCTACACCTTTGCCGGACTCCTGCGCCGATTTTTGATAGCAAATTGTGCCACCAAATTCCTTCAGCAGTTCTCCAAATGGTTCGAGACAAGGTTCAGCTACCATCAGTAGAGCGCAGTGACTACCCACTGGAATCATGGTGCGCAGGGCCGCAAAATAATCAGAAATGGGGGCAGCGCAGATGCAGATGAGTTTCTTGACAATGCCATCGGCATCCCCTAACGCTTGCCCAAACCGAGCAGCGGTCATGAAATCGGGAAAGGTGGCAACTAATTCTGTCCAGGGATAGGCTGGGCCCAGTGGGATTTCTAGTTCTGTGATAATGCCGTTTGTCCCCCAAGCGTGGGCCACTTTGTAAACGTCGTCACCGCGTAGTTCAATGACTTGAGGTTCGTCTTCCATCGTCACAACGCGCAACGCCA
This genomic interval carries:
- a CDS encoding nSTAND1 domain-containing NTPase yields the protein MRDALVVGINTYQSLPNLKAPARDAEAIAQMLQSQGEFRVHRVPEVIQAGKTAVGQKTQVTLRELETALINLFKPKGNHCPQTALFYFSGHGLQREAGIQEGYLALSDSHPDKGFYGLSLFWLRRLLQESPVRQRIIMLDCCHSGELLNFLEADPGAQSGIDRLFMAASREYETAFESLDSPYSVFTQAILTGLEPRRVESGIVTNHSLTDYVNHALKGEIQQPLFESSGSEIVLTRQTGLPTATPTVIKSTDICPYRGLESFDEAHADFFFGREDLTETLITKLKADRFVAVVGASGIGKSSLVRAGMLTRLRREKTATGDDRWRIKFITPTRHPLKGLAATFIDAAASDLERAEQLRRAEEFLQDGGNGLAQLVRASLPIHSTSSELNVRERSRLLLVVDQFEEVFTLSQGSEAEQERQQFFNCLLGAAELAKDCLSLVIVLRTDFLPKCLLYEGLASQIEHHQLMVMPLKYEQIKATIVRPAQKAGLVCEPNLVYTMLLDISGAPGELPLLQYTLLELWQRRRVNSTGSIARLTLEAYQELGGVRGTLQKRATDVFYSLTEPEQAIAKRIFLALTQLGDGTEDTRRRVAKSELISPAYPTELVDRVLEKLVKAKLIVTNQDVDVVHEALIRNWSLLRTWLTEHRETLRRSRRVEQSAQEWDRAGQPPAGDYLLSGLRLEDAEDLLKNCENELSTLAQKFITVSREESRQARRESWQLQIAVPSVLLAALTIVFSQYYKSVESQAERVQQLQTATSRERAAIAQSILQETNSDPMSALLVSRLAAEQGRGNVEAQSSLRAALQALRLQLELSGHTGGVHQITFSPNQRYLATASADGTIRLWAIHPQTIYNTSLEPSRVLLWSTSGHRPDSHGYSDRGVEPCQNLNCTQTSEAAVDVVSVRFSPDSRLIAAIAKDSATVKIWSVESSIAPSVESIESNSELNSARLQLTAPSIVTQAIFSPNGQWIATAHEDRSISIWQVSTGQLVTRIPNAHITQTQTAIQFTTDGRYLLSSSSDRTLQLWQLLPQANHKLTVEKAATLTHPTTINHAVISPSGQWVAIADMKGEAHLWNIATGHQVKTLKPPDASPTSQLPVPITQLQFSPTESILAIADADYRLQLWNLNSGKLWHTLTPVHGSDTVTNSRIETALEAANKPEITPALQAPRDLLSFNPTGTILATAKPNTAKPSDSHSVYLWNTQTGERIGTLPGHNKPVEALQFSPDGTYIATASADGLVRLWAAETGGELPTIQLPDAAIEWATFLENAPASIQPVSTTPFSSPTALLPPKNQNLLDQKASHNDSILASHSAILSNREVGQFNQPLSPDKVVKAEKALVNLVTVSASGRLQRWQIVADPLVLSPPAQFANSIVATTTAPSQGFGQQVLALLTRPFHGFAITSHQTIGSIPAKISTTGAPPSTDPRQSSPPITTASMAHSMHTVTSIQIAPNAQQSLSSVTLSADGRLLATATPEGWIEIFQIEANQSTTLLHRIQNRRMFPDRNSRLDTVTLESIPTLQFTSFEPTSAPSLPAPTRSLAAPSPSLEPITLRHLSFSSDNRFLLGLADDFTVRLWDVQSGRSLHIWQGHQATVQQARFSPDGQWVASASWDQTVRIWHVSSGRLQKTIPHPDSVSSVSFSADSQQLVSASWDGIARVFDVRTGEQQLSLNGHQPALLDAAFSPDGTLIATASASGIAQLWSAQTGLIQAELMPNRSGAEAASISQVFFSPDSQYLATLTKDGKVHLWAATWEMLLKLARDRSLRQLSQDECNRYLKLTPEECPALVLGSR
- a CDS encoding FAD-binding oxidoreductase → MTAAATRSIDWDSLVAALGEIEIIRDPVQVARLSKDYYSYSPLLRADLDDKVADLVVRPANEAEVMKAAAVCVQHRVPVTIRGAGTGNYGQCVPLRGGVVLDLTKLQAVKWVKPGMARVEAGVKLAALDKQTREMGWEIRMAPSTYRTATIGGFIGGGSGGIGSITYGQLRDRGNLLALRVVTMEDEPQVIELRGDDVYKVAHAWGTNGIITELEIPLGPAYPWTELVATFPDFMTAARFGQALGDADGIVKKLICICAAPISDYFAALRTMIPVGSHCALLMVAEPCLEPFGELLKEFGGTICYQKSAQESGKGVAIGEFTWNHTTLHARSVDPSLTYLQTLFPADKDLKLVEHMYHHFGDEVMMHLEFIRVNGVVLPAALQLVRYTTADRLYEIIHYHEDNGAFIANPHTYIIEDGGRKVMDPAQMQFKAMVDPYGLLNPGKIRAWEQQQ